From a single Rutidosis leptorrhynchoides isolate AG116_Rl617_1_P2 chromosome 5, CSIRO_AGI_Rlap_v1, whole genome shotgun sequence genomic region:
- the LOC139846544 gene encoding zinc finger protein CONSTANS-LIKE 6-like codes for MVSSDKKLANVVSGKTARPCDNCIRKRARWYCAADDAFLCQSCDGSVHSANPLARRHERVRLKVTSLKLSSLDEPSSPQWHRGFTKKPRTPRGGNHHKQAFKNTPKSEESSMIAFNPLHLVPEIGHDETTTLTSEEQLLYQVPVLDPFAAELCLSNEVAKPIKQKEVTTHHVDADHDHDDDHHGSKVTFDLNSLNSLILPSDIELDEFTANMESLLGKGLDEESFALMDGLGLLDSREKDSSESFERVKVEKEEEEDDQMQSEMEMMREPFQLSFDYDSPLWDEKDEKVAVEFGDYIGVVKKDYDYDHVDHIDVKKYNDENKNNKRILKLDYEGIIAAWDEQRSPWTTGDRPELNPDHCWPDCMGGCKIIHHQHVPYGDMGIMTGNPSMLDGGREARVSRYREKRRTRLFSKKIRYEVRKLNAEKRPRMKGRFVKRASSFA; via the exons ATGGTCTCATCTGACAAAAAGTTAGCCAACGTTGTGTCAGGAAAAACGGCGAGACCGTGTGATAATTGTATAAGAAAGCGTGCTCGGTGGTATTGTGCCGCCGATGATGCTTTCTTATGTCAATCATGTGATGGTTCCGTTCATTCTGCGAACCCATTGGCTCGCAGACATGAAAGGGTTCGTCTAAAAGTAACTTCTTTAAAGCTATCCTCTTTAGACGAACCCTCATCGCCACAGTGGCACCGTGGTTTTACAAAGAAACCAAGGACCCCACGTGGCGGCAACCATCACAAGCAGGCGTTTAAAAATACGCCTAAATCAGAAGAAAGTAGCATGATAGCTTTTAATCCTCTTCACTTAGTCCCAGAAATCGGACATGATGAAACGACCACTTTAACATCTGaagaacaacttttatatcaagTTCCGGTCTTGGATCCGTTTGCAGCCGAGCTTTGTCTTTCGAATGAGGTGGCAAAACCTATCAAACAAAAGGAGGTTACTACTCATCATGTTGATGCAGatcatgatcatgatgatgatcatCATGGTTCGAAAGTGACTTTTGATTTGAATAGTTTGAACAGTTTGATACTTCCATCTGACATCGAGCTAGACGAGTTCACAGCTAACATGGAGAGCTTATTAGGAAAAGGTCTTGATGAAGAATCGTTTGCATTAATGGACGGATTAGGGTTGTTAGATAGTAGAGAGAAAGATTCAAGTGAGAGTTTTGAAAGAGTGAaagtagaaaaagaagaagaagaagatgatcaaATGCAGAGTGAGATGGAGATGATGAGAGAACCGTTTCAGTTGAGTTTCGATTATGATTCGCCGTTATGGGACGAGAAAGATGAAAAGGTGGCAGTGGAATTTGGGGATTATATAGGTGTAGTGaaaaaagattatgattatgatcatgttgATCATATAGATGTAAAAAAATATAATGATGAAAATAAGAATAATAAAAGAATATTGAAATTAGATTATGAAGGAATCATAGCTGCTTGGGATGAACAAAGATCTCCTTGGACCACCGGTGACCGGCCGGAGTTAAATCCTGATCATTGTTGGCCTGATTGCATG GGTGGATGCAAGATAATACATCATCAGCATGTTCCTTATGGAGATATGGGGATAATGACGGGGAATCCGTCAATGTTAGATGGAGGGCGAGAGGCAAGGGTGTCAAGGTATAGAGAAAAGAGACGAACAAGGTTGTTTTCAAAGAAAATAAGATATGAGGTACGGAAATTAAATGCTGAGAAGAGGCCTAGAATGAAAGGAAGATTTGTGAAGAGAGCTTCTTCCTTTGCTTAG